In Chitinophagaceae bacterium, the DNA window AATTCGTGCAACAGACAGCAGGAGGATTATGAGCTTTAGTTTTATTTTCATTGCAAGGATATTCTTAGTTGATTGTTTTCAATGGTGACTGGAAAAGTTTTTAGATTTTCTGTTGCCGGCGAGTTTGATACTTTCCCGGTGTTGCTGAATTCACTTCCGTGTGCAGGGCATTGCAGCCTATCGCCAAACACCTGCAACTCTGCGCCCTGGTGTGTGCAGCGCATCCATAAGGCGGTGTAATTTTTTTCATCAAGCCTGTAAATGCAAATCGGGTATTGAAGTGAATCATTTTGCACTACCAGGTATTTTTTGAATTGCGGCAACTCATTTTTTAGTAGTTGGAATTCAGCCAATGGAATGATTAAATCGGAACCGGAAATATTTGCGGTGATATGATGGGTTGTTCCGCAACTTTCTAAAAAAGCTGAAAGTGCCAAACCACTTATGCAAGCCAGGCAGGAAGTTTTTATGAAATCTCTGCGTTGCATGTTATAATGATTTCAGAAATTTAAGGAGCGCATCTTTATCCGGTTGTGAAAGATCCATGAAGCGTGTTGCACTCACTTCTGCTTCGCCGCCATGCATTAATATGGCGTCTTCAATCGAAAGTGCCCTGCCATCATGCATCAAAAATAAGTTGCCACCT includes these proteins:
- a CDS encoding Rieske (2Fe-2S) protein encodes the protein MQRRDFIKTSCLACISGLALSAFLESCGTTHHITANISGSDLIIPLAEFQLLKNELPQFKKYLVVQNDSLQYPICIYRLDEKNYTALWMRCTHQGAELQVFGDRLQCPAHGSEFSNTGKVSNSPATENLKTFPVTIENNQLRISLQ